CCTTACTTACACCACCTACAGACAAGAAGACTTTAAGAAATTTCTACCGTCTGGTACACCCTGGCGGACCCGGTTGGAAAAAAGTACTGGACGATGCCGACATGGAAGGTGATACTATTGAGCAGGAAAGAGGATGGGACGTGCCTCAGGGCATTCTTTGTATGGTACTTGGGGTTATCGCTGTATATAGTGCACTTTTTGCTACCGGACAATGGCTCTATAGTAACTCTACATTGGCCATAGTTTTCACTTCTTTATCTATAGTCTCTTCAGTACTGCTATTTAAAGTCTGGAGCAAGATGAACAAAAAATCTGCTGGTGTACTGGCTAAGTAAACCTGAAATGTATTCATATTCAAAAAGCTGCTTATTCTTAGGCAGCTTTTTTTTTGCAAACAGAGTGAAAATGTGAATTTCTTGTTGGAGAAAATTACCCTGCAACTATAACTGATGTTTTTTTCTCTATTACATATGTTAAATATCAAATTTACAATGCCCGTAGCTTAACGTATATAGCTTAATCTAGAACCCTTAGCAATTATTTAATACTAATACGTAAGTGTAGGCTTTATATAAATAAGTGTTTGCACTATTTTAAGTGTTTGCGTAAATGAAATATTAGTGCTAGCTTGATAGTAAATTAAAGCAAAATATTTTGGCCTCGTCCGAAGCTACAAACCTAAAACTAGCCATTTCTACAGGAGACTCTCGTGCCTTCAAAGCATTGTTTGACAGCTATTATCCGCGCCTCTACCGGCTCGCATATCATTACTTAAAATCTGATGTAGCTTGCGAAGAAGTAGTGTCAGACGTATTTATCAAACTCTGGAACAACAGAACGAAGCTTGTTGCAATAGAAACTTTAGAGTTTTATCTGTTTCGTGCAGTTAAAAATCAGGCTTTAAGCTACCTGAAAAAAGAGATGAAAGCAGTTTATAGTTTGTACGCAAACAGCCCTTCTGAAAGTAACCGTATTGACTACCTTGAACCTGATCAAATGTTGATTGCCCGTGAGCTTAACACCTATCTTCAAAAAGCTATAGAAGAGCTTCCTGAAAGGTGTAGGACAATATTTCGTATGGTGCGCGAAGATGAATTGACTTATAAAGAAGTAGCACAGTTGTTAGATGTTTCTCCTAAAACTGTAGAAAATCAGATGAGCATAGCGCTAAAAAAACTCAAGCTCGCTCTTGACGCTTACAATCAAACTACTGCTCCCACCCAATATATCTCTTTGTTTTCTGCCTTAAGCTTGTTGGAATACATGGGTTCTTAGGCTTTGTAAAAACAGCAATACCAATCTTTTAGTACGATCTATTTTGAGATGTTTTTAAACATGAATTTATTTTTTAAAAATATTTAAAATTCTCTTTGGGGGTAAAGACCATTTTTAGAGTCTATCTGTAAAAAAGGATAGCACGGTGGACTCAAATGAATCTTTAATTGCTAAAAAGCTAAGTGGTGAGCTTAATCAAACTGAAGAAAAGTCATTTCAGGAATGGTTTATGGCCTCTGCTGAGCATCAGGCTCTTTTCAAAGAGTATCAGGAAGTATGGGAGCATGCGAGTTTTGAAACACATATTTCAGGTCAGGAAGAGGTTTATTCTAAAATCGCTAATAAGCTAAATTTAGCTAGCTCTGGCCAGCAGTTTAGTCAACCTTCCAAAAGAGTTTCTTACAACTTTTACTGGTTACGCGTCGCGGCAATATTGTGCCTTGTGCTCGGTACTACTTTTTTAGTTTACTGGAACGAGATACGTTTGACTGCTCATACCAAAACGGAGCAACAGCCAGCAGTAATGATTACCAAAAGTAATCCGCGAGGCCAAAAGTCAAACCTTAGGCTTCCAGATGGTACACAGGTAAAGCTCAATGCAGATAGTTATCTGGAGTATGCCAGCGACTTTGCCGAGGCTCGTGAGGTAAAACTAGTGGGAGAGGCATTTTTTGACGTCGTGTCTGATAGCCTTAAGCCATTCGTAGTAAATGCCGGAGACGTGCAAGTTAAAGTACTTGGTACCTCATTTAATGTACAGGCTTTTCCTTTTGAAGAGGTTATGACGGTTGCGGTAGCCAGCGGAAGTGTAATGGTAGCCCGCCAAAATGAGAAGCAGAGTGAAAGTAGTCAGCTTAAGCCTATGGAGATGCTTAAAGTAAACCACAAAACCGGCACGTTTGAGAAAGGTAAGTTCAAAACACAAGACTTACTGGCGTGGAAAGACGGTGTGCTGGTTTTTCATCAGGCAACTTTTGAAGAAATAATCCACAAACTGAAAAGATGGTATGGGGTAGATTTTATCATTCAGCGTAAAACTCCCATTACTGATGGTTTTACGGGCAGGTACAATAATACAAGTCTGGAAGTAGTGCTTGAAGGTATGAGCTTCTCCTCGGATTTTACATACCGCATAGAAGGCAAAAAAGTCTTTATCCAATAACTTAAACTACAACACTATGAAATTCAACAGCAGCTAAACCTAAAATTTCTAAGTCAGATAGGGTAGTAGTAATACTAATAACCTAATACTTTGGCTACCCTTCATCAAATAACCACCTAAGACTACTCATATTATGAAAACAACTTTTTACTGTAGATGGTCTGCTACGGCCAGACATCTGATTCTAATTTTTGTGCTTCAGTCTTTTTTCTCAACTGTACTAAGCGCAAACAATCTGCATGCTCAGTTGCAGAACAAAAGTATAGAGGAAATATACATCAGCTTACAGGTTGAAAATAACCTGATAAAAGATGTGTTCAACACTATCAGCAAGCAAACCGGTTTTTCGTTTGCTTACAATGAAGCTAAGGTCAACTTACGTAAGCGCATTAGTCTGGATGCTCAGAATGCTTCATTGGCAGATATACTTCGCGAAATTTCAAAAGAAGCCGACCTTAAGTTTAAACGTGTAAACGAATACATACACGTGGGCAAGGTAGAGCATCAGGGGGAGCAGATGGTAGAGGAGAAAATAGTTACGCAGAGCATCAACATCAGTGGTCAAGTCACCTCCGAAGAGGATGGCGAAGGAGTACCGGGTGTAAATGTTCTGGTTAAGGATACAAATATTGGTACAGTGACCGATATCAATGGAAGGTATACACTAGAGGTTCCCGATGCAGAGAGTATATTAGTTTTCAGTTCAATAGGCTTCGCCAGTGAAGAAATTTTGGTGGGAGGGCAAACTACCATCAATGTTGTATTACTACCAGATATTAAAGCTTTGGAAGAGATTGTGGTAGTGGGCTACGGAACACAAAAGAGAGCTACTGTTACTGGTTCTATCAGTACAATGCAGGGAGAAGAAATTGCTGAAGTACCCGTTCCCAATATTTCGCACTCCCTGGCCG
This window of the Porifericola rhodea genome carries:
- a CDS encoding RNA polymerase sigma-70 factor gives rise to the protein MASSEATNLKLAISTGDSRAFKALFDSYYPRLYRLAYHYLKSDVACEEVVSDVFIKLWNNRTKLVAIETLEFYLFRAVKNQALSYLKKEMKAVYSLYANSPSESNRIDYLEPDQMLIARELNTYLQKAIEELPERCRTIFRMVREDELTYKEVAQLLDVSPKTVENQMSIALKKLKLALDAYNQTTAPTQYISLFSALSLLEYMGS
- a CDS encoding FecR family protein, whose protein sequence is MDSNESLIAKKLSGELNQTEEKSFQEWFMASAEHQALFKEYQEVWEHASFETHISGQEEVYSKIANKLNLASSGQQFSQPSKRVSYNFYWLRVAAILCLVLGTTFLVYWNEIRLTAHTKTEQQPAVMITKSNPRGQKSNLRLPDGTQVKLNADSYLEYASDFAEAREVKLVGEAFFDVVSDSLKPFVVNAGDVQVKVLGTSFNVQAFPFEEVMTVAVASGSVMVARQNEKQSESSQLKPMEMLKVNHKTGTFEKGKFKTQDLLAWKDGVLVFHQATFEEIIHKLKRWYGVDFIIQRKTPITDGFTGRYNNTSLEVVLEGMSFSSDFTYRIEGKKVFIQ